A single Gemmatimonadota bacterium DNA region contains:
- a CDS encoding DUF4159 domain-containing protein → MSRSATTTPLPARSGLAGGVCAEGRAGRWPWVALFLAAAVSLPAERGEAQRLRGFGEAPISQPLRRGLPERPGGFTFCRLWFDSVRYESDGYGWSTDYPRGDLNLTLRLSELTTASISGWLDGDQGTAALRATDPNLFQCPFLFGSDVGTAGFSNAEVTALREYFLKGGFLWVDDFWGTPAWRQWSAEMARVLPEYPIVDLPLDHPLFGIVYTVEKIPQISHMQYWRNSGGQTSERGWDSAEPHLRAILDEHERILVLMSHNTDIADGWEREADDAAFFALFSPQAYAIGINVLVWIMTH, encoded by the coding sequence ATGTCCCGATCGGCGACGACGACCCCCCTTCCGGCACGCTCCGGACTCGCCGGCGGAGTGTGTGCCGAGGGGAGGGCGGGCCGGTGGCCGTGGGTCGCGCTTTTTTTGGCCGCCGCCGTTTCCCTTCCCGCGGAGCGGGGGGAGGCCCAGCGGCTCCGGGGATTCGGCGAGGCGCCGATCTCGCAGCCCTTGCGGCGAGGGCTTCCCGAACGTCCGGGCGGCTTTACTTTTTGCCGCCTCTGGTTCGACTCGGTACGGTACGAAAGCGACGGGTACGGGTGGAGCACGGATTATCCGCGGGGCGACTTGAATTTGACGCTCCGCCTCTCCGAGCTGACGACCGCCTCGATCAGCGGATGGCTCGACGGGGACCAGGGGACGGCCGCTCTGCGGGCGACCGACCCGAACCTCTTCCAGTGCCCCTTCCTTTTCGGGTCGGACGTGGGGACGGCAGGGTTCTCGAACGCGGAAGTCACGGCGCTGAGGGAATACTTCCTCAAAGGCGGCTTTCTCTGGGTGGACGACTTCTGGGGGACGCCGGCGTGGCGACAATGGTCTGCGGAGATGGCGCGCGTCCTCCCCGAATACCCGATCGTGGACCTCCCCCTCGATCATCCGCTCTTCGGAATCGTCTATACGGTAGAGAAGATCCCCCAGATCTCGCACATGCAGTACTGGAGAAACTCGGGAGGACAAACCTCGGAACGGGGATGGGACAGCGCCGAGCCGCACCTCCGCGCGATCCTGGACGAACACGAAAGGATCCTCGTTCTCATGAGCCATAACACCGACATCGCGGACGGATGGGAACGGGAGGCCGACGACGCCGCATTTTTCGCCCTCTTTTCGCCGCAGGCTTATGCGATCGGAATCAACGTCCTGGTCTGGATTATGACGCACTGA